One Gossypium hirsutum isolate 1008001.06 chromosome A11, Gossypium_hirsutum_v2.1, whole genome shotgun sequence genomic window carries:
- the LOC107944120 gene encoding probable serine/threonine-protein kinase PBL7 — translation MNCFPCFSSQKSKKEGSSRREHVDVNIDQPPQPTVTAETENKEAPSTPAEYDNNSSIKAFNFRELASATKNFRQECLLGEGGLGKVYKGTIQATGQEVAVKQLDRNAMEGSNEFFVEVGQLSLLQHPNLVSVIGYCADGDQRLLVYEYMSGGSVQEHLHDIKPGGQALDWVTRMKIAYGAAQGLQYLHEKTKPPIIYRDLKSSKVLLDDNFNPKLSNVGLDKLGSSADSKMPMQSRMMDNHGYNAPEYTKSGTATLMTDVYSFGVILLELISGRKPIDPSMPEDQQDLVAWAQPIFKEPKHFSQMADPLLEKRFPERGLNQAVAIAAMCVQEEAAARPLISDLASVLSFLSIATEENNIPATLPASISSKLNCISTKLNFLDGADAAGKTKAADSNVTPSIAEEGSEDEDDGGSSARSSSADRGLTQQKSRNGDRTLSQKSSGRSLFSIDNDSRKSHSLNRKKSNKTSSDEEYESDDGKSAASSSQQSGSGVSEGSSGDESGQKGSSLGHKSSKKLTSMSRKSSKMKESGSSRHRSSSSKKASMKRNRQKSRKHSDDEGDDSPEGSQED, via the exons ATGAATTGCTTCCCATGTTTCTCGTCGCAAAAAAGTAAGAAGGAAGGTAGTAGCAGAAGGGAGCATGTCGACGTTAACATTGACCAGCCCCCTCAACCAACTGTAACCG CTGAGACAGAAAATAAGGAGGCACCTAGTACCCCAGCTGAGTATGACAACAATAGCTCCATTAAAGCATTCAACTTCCGTGAGCTAGCCTCTGCCACCAAGAATTTCCGGCAAGAATGTCTATTGGGTGAAGGCGGTCTCGGCAAAGTTTACAAGGGAACTATTCAGGCTACCGGCCAG GAGGTTGCTGTGAAACAACTTGATAGGAATGCAATGGAAGGGAGCAATGAGTTCTTTGTTGAAGTTGGGCAACTCAGTCTCTTACAGCATCCAAATCTGGTTAGTGTCATTGGGTATTGTGCTGATGGAGACCAAAGGCTTTTGGTTTATGAATACATGTCAGGGGGTTCAGTACAAGAACATCTTCATG ATATTAAACCTGGAGGGCAGGCATTAGATTGGGTAACCCGAATGAAAATAGCATATGGAGCAGCACAAGGTCTACAATATTTGCATGAAAAGACTAAACCTCCTATAATATACCGTGACCTCAAGTCCTCTAAAGTTTTGTTGGATGATAACTTCAACCCTAAACTCTCCAACGTTGGGCTGGACAAGCTCGGGTCTTCGGCCGATAGCAAGATGCCGATGCAATCGAGGATGATGGATAACCATGGATACAATGCTCCAGAATATACGAAATCGGGTACCGCCACGTTAATGACCGATGTCTATAGTTTCGGAGTTATCCTTCTTGAGCTTATCAGTGGAAGAAAACCTATTGATCCTTCCATGCCTGAGGACCAGCAAGACTTAGTTGCTTGG GCGCAACCAATATTCAAAGAGCCAAAACATTTCTCACAAATGGCAGATCCATTACTCGAGAAACGATTCCCAGAAAGAGGATTAAATCAAGCAGTAGCAATAGCAGCCATGTGTGTCCAAGAAGAAGCTGCTGCTAGGCCATTAATCAGTGATTTAGCCTCCGTCTTAAGTTTCCTATCCATCGCCACCGAAGAAAACAATATTCCGGCCACTCTTCCCGCTTCCATTTCTTCCAAATTAAACTGCATCTCCACCAAGCTCAACTTCTTAGACGGTGCCGATGCCGCAGGGAAGACGAAGGCAGCCGACAGCAACGTCACACCTTCCATCGCCGAAGAGGGATCTGAAGACGAAGATGATGGCGGTTCTTCCGCACGAAGCAGCAGTGCCGATAGAGGTTTAACGCAACAAAAAAGTCGAAATGGAGATCGTACACTTAGCCAAAAGAGTAGTGGAAGGTCATTGTTTTCAATAGACAATGATAGCAGAAAATCACATTCATTGAACCGTAAAAAATCGAACAAAACTTCATCAGACGAAGAATACGAAAGCGACGATGGGAAATCAGCAGCTTCGTCGAGCCAACAAAGCGGCAGCGGCGTATCCGAGGGTTCATCCGGTGATGAAAGTGGACAAAAAGGGTCATCCTTAGGACATAAAAGCAGCAAGAAATTGACATCAATGAGTCGAAAGAGTAGCAAAATGAAAGAAAGTGGTTCTTCACGCCATAGGAGCAGCAGCAGTAAAAAAGCATCGATGAAAAGGAATCGACAGAAATCAAGGAAACATAGTGATGATGAAGGTGATGATTCGCCTGAAGGATCACAAGAAGATTGA
- the LOC107944119 gene encoding CBS domain-containing protein CBSX6, with protein sequence MASVFLYHVVGDLTVGKPELEEFYETETIGSAIRAIRESTECGITVWKRKTHMGMAENNDTRQQRFVGILTSLDVVSFLAKPQCLEDQDKAMKTLVSDVVVPDNALLKIVDPGIRLIDALEMMKQGVRRLLVLKSTVWKGMSKRFSILYNGKWLKNVDNSSCNNLSINVSAPSSAASSASSSSSSTPPFMRNKFCCLSREDIIRYLIGCLGALAPLPLSSISSLGAINHNYSSIDASLPAAEATQKNPGDPSAFAIMESTPDGRHRILGEISVSKLWKCDYIAAAWALANLSAGQFIMGIEDNVSSRWLADFNNNSLDNGVESTRPRKISSMSSGYSPVSPTFGVGRGTYRGRSAPLTCKTTSSLAAVMAQMLSHRATHVWVTEGEDDDDVLVGVVGYADILVAVTSKPPSLSALTPRSIVELRLENHH encoded by the exons ATGGCATCGGTGTTTTTATACCATGTAGTGGGTGATCTAACGGTGGGGAAGCCAGAATTGGAAGAATTTTATGAGACAGAAACGATTGGATCAGCTATAAGAGCAATAAGAGAGTCAACAGAGTGTGGGATAACAGTTTGGAAAAGAAAAACTCATATGGGAATGGCGGAAAACAATGATACGAGACAACAAAGATTTGTGGGTATTTTAACTTCACTTGATGTTGTGTCTTTTTTAGCTAAACCTCAATGTTTGGAAGACCAGGACAAAGCTATGAAAACACTTGTGTCTGATGTTGTTGTCCCTGACAATGCTCTCTTGAAGATTGTTGATCCTGGTATTAG ATTGATAGATGCATTGGAGATGATGAAACAAGGTGTGAGGCGACTTCTTGTTCTGAAGAGCACGGTATGGAAAGGAATGAGCAAGAGATTCTCGATCCTTTATAATGGCAAGTGGCTCAAGAATGTGGACAACAGTAGTTGCAATAACCTCAGTATTAATGTCAGTGCCCCTTCATCTGCTGCGTCTTCTGCTTCCTCTTCCTCATCATCCACCCCACCCTTCATGCGCAACAAGTTTTGCTGTTTGTCGAGAGAAGACATAATCCGTTACCTCATCGGTTGCCTCGGTGCTCTAGCGCCACTCCCCCTGTCTTCGATCTCCTCACTTGGAGCTATTAACCACAACTATAGCTCCATTGACGCTTCCCTCCCAGCTGCCGAAGCAACGCAAAAAAATCCGGGTGATCCCAGCGCGTTTGCCATTATGGAGAGCACACCAGATGGTCGGCATAGAATTTTAGGAGAAATCTCAGTCTCTAAACTATGGAAATGTGATTATATAGCCGCAGCATGGGCTTTAGCCAACCTTTCTGCCGGACAATTCATTATGGGGATCGAGGATAATGTGAGTTCAAGATGGCTCGCCGATTTCAATAATAATTCCCTAGACAATGGTGTTGAATCAACAAGGCCAAGGAAAATCAGTAGTATGAGCAGTGGGTACAGTCCAGTGTCCCCAACTTTCGGAGTCGGTCGGGGCACGTATAGGGGCAGAAGTGCACCCTTGACATGTAAAACCACAAGTTCGTTGGCCGCGGTTATGGCTCAAATGCTATCTCATAGAGCAACCCATGTTTGGGTGACTGAaggtgaagatgatgatgatgttttAGTAGGGGTGGTGGGTTATGCCGACATTTTGGTTGCGGTCACCTCCAAACCACCTAGTCTCTCCGCTCTCACACCTCGATCTATCGTAGAGCTTCGCCTGGAAAATCATCATTGA
- the LOC121209468 gene encoding beta-glucosidase 42 → MAKKKHVLKEDVEHDDSNTKNQVCRADFPPHFVFGVSTSSYQIEGGVNEGGRGKSIWDAFSHIEGKIIDGSNADVAVDHYHRYKEDIELISDLGFKAYRFSISWPRIFPDGLGTKVNEEGIAFYNNVIDALLEEGIQPFVTLYHWDLPLHLHESIGGWLNKQIVYYFAKFADTCFEHFGDRVKNWGTINEPLHIAVGGYDTGRSAPGRNHNSSIETYLAAHHMILAHAAAVSIYHSKYKDKQGGQIGLVVDCEWAEANSDKIEDQCAAQRRVEFQLGWFLHPLYFGDYPESMRDRLGDQLPQFTEEDKELLESSTDFIGLNQYTSRLVSHAKDSVEEGHFEKAQQVAKIVEWEDGEIIGEKAASEWLYIVPWGMRKVLNYISHTYNNPPIYIMENGMDDEMNENVPLPEMLEDKKRIEFYKGYLASVAQAIKDGVDVRGYCAWSLLDNFEWSHGYTKRFGLVYVDYKNGLTRHPKSSAFWFKNFLKDNEQ, encoded by the exons ATGGCTAAGAAGAAGCATGTTTTAAAGGAAGACGTAGAACATGATGATTCCAACACTAAAAATCAAGTTTGTCGAGCTGATTTCCCTCCTCACTTTGTCTTCGGTGTTTCTACCTCTTCCTATCAg atTGAAGGAGGTGTGAACGAAGGTGGCAGAGGTAAAAGCATATGGGATGCTTTCTCTCACATTGAAG GAAAAATAATTGATGGAAGCAATGCTGATGTTGCAGTGGATCATTATCACCGGTACAAG GAAGATATAGAGCTTATATCCGACTTGGGGTTCAAAGCTTACAGATTTTCCATATCATGGCCTCGTATTTTTCCAG ATGGTTTGGGAACCAAAGTTAATGAGGAAGGAATTGCATTTTACAACAATGTGATTGATGCCCTTCTTGAAGAGGGTATTCAGCCCTTTGTGACATTATACCATTGGGATCTTCCCTTGCATCTCCATGAGTCAATAGGAGGGTGGTTAAACAAGCAAATTGT GTACTACTTTGCAAAATTTGCAgatacttgctttgaacattttGGTGATAGGGTGAAGAACTGGGGTACAATAAATGAACCATTGCATATTGCTGTGGGAGGGTATGATACAGGAAGATCTGCCCCTGGGAGAAATCACAATTCATCAATTGAAACATATTTGGCCGCACACCATATGATTTTGGCACATGCTGCTGCTGTTTCCATATATCATAGCAAGTACAAG gatAAGCAAGGGGGACAGATAGGGTTAGTGGTGGACTGTGAATGGGCCGAAGCTAATTCAGATAAAATCGAAGATCAATGTGCTGCACAAAGACGGGTCGAATTTCAGCTTGGATG GTTCTTGCACCCCTTGTATTTCGGAGACTATCCCGAATCCATGCGTGACCGGCTCGGCGACCAGCTTCCGCAGTTCACAGAGGAAGACAAGGAGTTACTCGAGAGCTCCACGGACTTCATTGGGTTAAACCAGTATACGTCGAGGTTGGTTTCACATGCCAAAGATAGTGTCGAAGAAGGTCATTTTGAGAAAGCACAACAGGTTGCCAAAATTG TGGAATGGGAAGATGGTGAAATAATCGGTGAAAAG GCTGCATCGGAATGGCTCTATATTGTTCCTTGGGGGATGCGGAAGGTTCTCAattacatatctcatacatacaacaacCCACCAATATATATCATGGAGAATG gtatggatgatgaaatgaatgaaaatgtccCACTCCCTGAAATGCTTGAGGACAAAAAAAGGATTGAGTTTTACAAAGGATACCTTGCTTCTGTTGCTCAAGCAATCAA GGATGGAGTAGATGTGAGGGGATATTGTGCATGGTCATTATTGGACAACTTTGAATGGTCTCATGGCTACACCAAGCGCTTTGGTTTGGTATATGTTGACTACAAAAATGGCCTAACACGCCATCCCAAATCTTCTGCATTTTGGTTCAAGAATTTCTTGAAAGACAACGAACAATGA